Within the Natranaeroarchaeum sulfidigenes genome, the region GTCTCGACCTCGAAGAGGTATACGAGGGCGTCGACAAGGAGATCACGATCCGCCGTCCAGAGACCTGTGGGACGTGTGACGGCGAGGGCCATCCCGAGGACGCCGATTCTCGAACCTGTCCGGAGTGTAACGGACAGGGGCAGGTCACGCAGGTTTCCCAGACTCCGCTCGGTCGAATGCAACAGACCCAGACCTGTCCACGCTGTGAGGGCGACGGGAAGATCTATTCCGAGCGATGTTCGGACTGTGGTGGCGATGGCACCGTCACCAGGGAGGCGACGCTGACCGTCGAAGTGCCTGCCGGAATCAAGGACGGCCAGACGCTCCGGATGGACGGCGAGGGCGCTCCCTCGGAAGGCCGTGGCCCCAACGGGGATCTGCTTATCGAGGTCTCGGTCACCGATCATCCCGACTTCGAGCGCGACGGTGACGACCTGCAACTGAACAAGGCCATCTCGTTCCCACAGGCCGTCTTCGGCGACACGATCGAGATCTCGACGTTCGATGGGGACGTCGAGATGGACGTCCCTGCAGGGACCCAGAGCGGTGAGACGTTCCGCCTGCGGAACAGGGGCATGCCCCGACTCCGCGGGCGTGGACAGGGTGATCTCTATGTACAGGTGCAGGTCGTTACCCCCGGAAGTCTCAACGAGGAACAGCGCGAGGCGCTCGAACAGTTCGCCGAGGCCGGTGGCGAGGAGATTGACGTCGAGAAGGGCTTTTTCGAGAAGATCAAGAGCTCCTTTTGAACTATTCCGGCCAGTAAACGGTACCTACCAGCGAGTATACGGGTCGTAACCAAGGTACCCCACCTGCTCGAAACGTATCGGGTGCACGTACAACGATGGATGCCGACTGCGACAGCCTCGCAGGAAGTGACAGTATTCTCGTGACGGGACCAGCACCGGACCGGTACAACCGGGCCGGAGAGCTACTCGGCCCCGGACCGACAGTGATCGCGCCGTCGAACGGGATTTCGACGGAAACTCTCAACGCGTCAACCGTCGTGCCAGCGATCGAGGTGGACACCAGGGCGCTTATCGAGGTGGGGATCGGTCTCTCACGTCGGGTGGATGAGCTCACTGCGCCGGATGTCCTGCTCGACCTGACACGACTTGGTTCGGACCAGTCTGGCGTTCCACTGTCGATGTTCAGATTCCTGTTGTTGGTCCGCCAGCGCGTCACTGCGACGGGCGGTCGGCTCGTGTGCACCCTCGACGGAGCGGTTGACCCGGCCGTCCGGCAGACTTTCGCAGAGTTGGTCGACCGAACGGTTCGGCTCGAAGCGACCCACGACTGGCGAACGGCAGGGGGACTGTCGCCGTAGCCGGTGGGTGCCGTGTCAGCCACTCCACACGGGATACTCGAAACCGACACGACACACACGAAACTCCGTCTTTTTGAACGATGGGTCCATAGTCCAGTCCATGGAACGGCTCGACGAAGACACGGTTCGGACGCTTGGCGACTTGCTCCCCCGCGAGCGGCGCTCGGGGGCGGTCGCGGTCCGTGCTGATGGCGACACCGACCACGTCTACACCTACCAGCGCTTTCTCACGACCGCGTGGAAGACGGGGAACTTCTTTCGGCATCTCGGTGTTCGTGAGGGCGTCACTGTGGGTATCGTCGCGGAGCCGCGCCCCCAGCCCCTGCTCGGACTGTTCGGCGCGACGCTGCTCGGCGCACAGGTGCGGCTGGATCCCCCCGAAGCGATCGATGCCAGGGTGGTCCTCGCACCGACCGACCGTATCGAGCGCTACGAACTCCCACCGGGCGGCCAGAGAGTGGGCTATGCGGCGAGCCCCAGCGAACCAAGCGTCCGATACTTCGAGGAGAACATCTGGAGCGAGAACCCCACAATCCCGCCGGAGGATCGGGATCCCAAGGCGACTGCTATCGTGACCGACGACACGTCCTACAGCCACGAACACCTGCTCAGCACGGCCTTCGATACGGTCGAACGCCTCTCGCTGGGTCCCGGCGAGATGGTCGCCGTTCGTGCACCGCTTGCAGATCCCAGAACTGTCGCAGCAGGGGTTCTCGCACCGTTGCTGGGCGGAGGAGCTGTCCAGCTCGGTGCCGATGGATCGGACGCCGATGCCGAAATCGTGGCCGACGTGGAGCCAGCTACCGATCGGTGGCTCGACGTCTCGGACATCACCGTCTGAACGGGACGCTATCGTGCGGCCTCGATGGCGTCGATGGCTTCGGGGTTCTCGACGCTTTCGAGGTCGCCGAGATCCTCGCCGGTGTAAGCGGCTGCGATGGCCCGACGGACGATCTTGCCACTCTGTGTTTTCGGAAACTCCTCGACGAACAGTATCTCCCGCGGTCTGAACGGCTTGCCGAGTTCCACGCCGACGCGCTCGCGGAGCTCCCGTTCCAGCTCCTCGCTGGGCTCCGCGTCGGCGTCGAGTACGACGTACGCCACCACCGCCTGCCCCGTCGTCTCGTCCGGGACGCCGACGGCAGCAGCCTGATTGACGGCGTCGTGATCGATCAGTGCCCCCTCGACCTCGGCGGGACCGACCTTTCGTCCGGCGACGTTGAGTGCGTCGTCGGCCCGTCCGTGGAGAAACCAGAACCCGTCCTCGTCGATCTGTGCCCAGTCGCCGTGATCCCAGAGGCCCTCCCACGTCGACCAGTACTCCTCAATGTACCGCTC harbors:
- a CDS encoding long-chain fatty acid--CoA ligase, coding for MERLDEDTVRTLGDLLPRERRSGAVAVRADGDTDHVYTYQRFLTTAWKTGNFFRHLGVREGVTVGIVAEPRPQPLLGLFGATLLGAQVRLDPPEAIDARVVLAPTDRIERYELPPGGQRVGYAASPSEPSVRYFEENIWSENPTIPPEDRDPKATAIVTDDTSYSHEHLLSTAFDTVERLSLGPGEMVAVRAPLADPRTVAAGVLAPLLGGGAVQLGADGSDADAEIVADVEPATDRWLDVSDITV
- the dnaJ gene encoding molecular chaperone DnaJ, with protein sequence MSEDFYDVLGVSRDATEDEIKQAYRKKASEYHPDVSDDPNAEEKFKKLQKAKEVLTDEEKRQAYDRMGHDRFEQANKRGGFDGDRGAGDPFGGGAGGPFGGAGGGGGMGDIFEQFFGGGGGRSRRDRKGSDLRTRLRLDLEEVYEGVDKEITIRRPETCGTCDGEGHPEDADSRTCPECNGQGQVTQVSQTPLGRMQQTQTCPRCEGDGKIYSERCSDCGGDGTVTREATLTVEVPAGIKDGQTLRMDGEGAPSEGRGPNGDLLIEVSVTDHPDFERDGDDLQLNKAISFPQAVFGDTIEISTFDGDVEMDVPAGTQSGETFRLRNRGMPRLRGRGQGDLYVQVQVVTPGSLNEEQREALEQFAEAGGEEIDVEKGFFEKIKSSF